A DNA window from Mytilus edulis chromosome 14, xbMytEdul2.2, whole genome shotgun sequence contains the following coding sequences:
- the LOC139504204 gene encoding complement C1q-like protein 4, which yields MDVAFYAYMSNPEYNPCAHHTLTYDVSVTNVGNGYNHVTGIFTAPTSGVYVFIWVTRNAFGEYPTKLMINNAVYGVTFLRAKNGDDGSVSGTMVANISKDDLVFVRIHSTNTRDGYIHSNEHGRPSFSGWLLH from the coding sequence ATGGATGTTGCGTTCTATGCATATATGTCCAATCCAGAATATAACCCTTGTGCCCACCATACGTTGACATATGACGTCTCCGTTACCAATGTAGGAAATGGTTACAATCACGTGACAGGAATCTTCACCGCACCAACAAGTGGAGTGTACGTATTCATATGGGTTACCCGAAATGCCTTCGGTGAATATCCCACCAAACTTATGATAAACAACGCCGTGTATGGGGTCACCTTCCTCCGAGCAAAGAATGGCGATGATGGCTCTGTGAGTGGGACGATGGTGGCTAACATTTCTAAAGATGATTTGGTCTTTGTGCGTATTCATTCCACAAATACTAGAGATGGATATATTCATAGTAATGAACATGGTCGTCCTTCATTTTCTGGCTGGCTTCTACATTGA
- the LOC139503169 gene encoding uncharacterized protein, with amino-acid sequence MTDSKFCAGCLRGDKDITAVSWCSDCCELVCKACSRVHAQMSPPHKVKLTQEIQQLSSSLLTLSKNCDYHLDQQIGLYCCQHDKVICDSCVPVSHQNCNSIFSIEKAARGVKDGTAISDLEKRISNLCKVTENRCSQSDKTLVDLQESCTKIKTRVSEIKQKVIAHLDTLEAEMHKEIESKYKHCTESVSRNKNSIQSSADSLSIWKSDIHSLKQQTSEIHLFQVVKFLDAKIYEKEMEIREFQRATVPILKYNPSESLSKIEKLVPDLGVITVENVQVQMPVLDIDQQAQFLVKDERKLSISHSFPTTKLGNGVRINGGCFISDDKLLLKQYMGKQLFVCKLDGSNLTLIELNPNVIDLDYKPQNVTLFDKNLAVVSVGGAGIQIIDLTSLTPGRGIKVDGSCRGITSVKDKIWVNNKSHTLTKVDINGEVLKVIHTTFAPWDICANQDGDVYCTDADSNKVFVVSSDGKEREIYNSPDLKGANGVAVDERGDLYVAGYLSDNIHKISNGGQKHDIVLTADDGINKQTGISYNKETKELLVANDYTRSINIYKTQ; translated from the coding sequence ATGACGGACAGTAAATTCTGTGCTGGTTGTCTGCGCGGTGATAAAGACATTACAGCTGTATCTTGGTGCAGTGACTGCTGTGAACTTGTATGCAAGGCGTGTTCTAGAGTTCACGCACAGATGTCCCCGCCCCACAAGGTAAAACTAACGCAAGAGATACAACAACTGAGTTCGTCGCTTCTTACATTGTCAAAGAACTGCGACTATCATCTAGATCAACAGATTGGACTGTACTGCTGTCAACATGACAAAGTAATCTGCGATTCATGTGTTCCTGTATCACACCAGAATTGCAACTCTATCTTTTCAATTGAAAAAGCTGCGAGGGGCGTGAAAGATGGTACCGCTATTTCTGATCTAGAGAAAAGAATTTCAAACCTATGTAAAGTTACAGAGAACAGATGTAGTCAAAGTGACAAAACACTTGTAGATTTGCAAGAAAGTTGTACCAAAATAAAGACAAGGGTGTCTGAAATCAAACAGAAAGTCATTGCTCATTTAGATACGTTAGAAGCAGAGATGCATAAAGAAATTGAATCTAAGTATAAACATTGTACTGAGAGTGTGTCCCGAAATAAAAATAGCATACAGTCCAGCGCAGACTCGCTGTCTATATGGAAAAGTGATATACATTCACTGAAGCAACAAACATCCGAAATTCATCTATTCCAGGTGGTAAAATTTCTAGAtgcaaaaatttacgaaaaagaaATGGAAATCAGAGAATTCCAAAGAGCTACTGTGCCGATACTTAAATATAATCCGTCAGAATCTTTGTCGAAAATTGAGAAACTAGTTCCAGACTTGGGTGTAATAACGGTAGAAAATGTCCAAGTCCAAATGCCTGTACTAGATATTGATCAACAAGCTCAATTTTTAGTGAAAGACGAAAGAAAGTTATCAATCTCACATTCATTCCCGACCACGAAATTAGGTAATGGAGTACGTATAAATGGAGGATGCTTTATTTCTGATGACAAGTTACTCCTCAAGCAATACATGGGCAAACAACTTTTTGTTTGTAAGCTTGATGGATCAAATTTAACCTTGATTGAGTTGAACCCAAACGTGATTGATTTAGATTATAAACCACAAAATGTTACGTTATTTGACAAAAACCTTGCTGTAGTATCTGTTGGTGGTGCAGGTATCCAGATCATCGACCTGACATCATTGACGCCTGGTAGAGGAATCAAAGTTGATGGATCCTGTAGAGGAATCACCAGTGTTAAGGATAAGATCTGGGTAAACAATAAATCGCACACTCTAACAAAAGTGGATATTAATGGTGAAGTTCTTAAAGTAATACACACAACATTTGCTCCTTGGGATATCTGTGCCAATCAGGATGGTGATGTGTATTGTACTGACGCAGATAGTAATAAAGTATTCGTAGTTTCTTCGGATGGAAAAGAACGTGAGATATACAACAGTCCTGACCTGAAAGGTGCTAATGGTGTAGCCGTAGATGAACGTGGGGATTTGTATGTAGCAGGATATTTATCAGACAACATACATAAAATATCTAATGGTGGACAGAAACATGATATTGTATTGACAGCAGACGACGGCATCAATAAACAGACCGGTATATCTTacaacaaagaaacaaaagaaCTGTTAGTCGCAAACGACTATACTAGAtctatcaatatatataaaaccCAATGA